Within the Miscanthus floridulus cultivar M001 chromosome 2, ASM1932011v1, whole genome shotgun sequence genome, the region TACTAAAACCTCTCGCGGATATTTTAACAAATTGGTAAACATTTTTTCTTACACATATACATAGTTGTGCCTCAGTGCCACCGTCATTCACCAAAGCTCTCTCTCGGATGCGATGGGTTGGTGGTTACATCATTCTGACCTATACGGTGATTGAGGGTTGGTTGTGGAATCAAAATCATAGAATTATCTTGGAGGCATCAATTCCTTCATGAGATCGCACTGCAACAATGGAGAGGGGAGCGTGGCCTGCTTGCCTTCTATTCTCCCCTGCAACTCAGCCAACATCGTCCTCTCGTGGTCCCCGTGCTCTCCTCTAGTGTAACTGCCTCTTCTCCAGTGCAACTGGCGAtgatatcgattctcaagacctAGATGATATCcctcaaaagttaatggacctttgGTGTGTATAACTCTATTATATATATGGACCGCAAAagttgttgcatatatatgtgtGTTGCTTCTAGCTGTAGATCGGTCATAGGCACACAGTGTGTTTATATCATGCCATGTTTCTACTCTCACCGGTTCTTCTTCAcacttccctcactctctccctactTTCTATGCTACTACTAGAGCAGGCCTTCGTGTATGAGTGGAATGTGTAGCTCTTCCTTTGTGCGCATCCTTGTGGTCATGGGCTGAGAGTGAGAgagtacccctctatttatagtacTTTAGTGTGGGCCCATGGATCTAGGTTCCTtctcccttggatcaaaccaccaTAAAATGGAAGTTGGTGATCATTTGCAGATGTGTTTCCTTGCATGTTGACAGAAGAAAGACGGCCAGAAAAAATTGACAAAGTTTGGCCACCAAGAGGGTTGGTCGACCCCCTGTGACAGGTGGGCCCTTCCCACTTGGTGGGGAGGCTTTATCCTTCCCTCTTGTGTGTACACAAAGTGGTGGGGCCACTTGGATATCTTCAGTACGTGAATGATGAGCCCTTCAATCCATGTGAGAGCATTCTTGGCCGTACAGAGAAAACACAAAGTGAATCCAAGAGTGGACATCACTTAGATGTGTTTTTCTCACTTCACAAGGATTGGGGCTGTGGGTCCACAATGGGAGGGTTGGCCGACCCTCCCTATGTGGGACCACAACCATAACTTTTCTCTATTTTGTTCCTACATTCAAATAAATGACACGTACAAGTGGAACCAAGTTATTTTTATAAAATTCATTACTACTTTGCTCATTTTCTTCCAAAAGTGACACTTTGTTGATGGTTTTGACTATCTAAATGACCAAATCAATGATCAAATTGCCATCAATAGTGATCTCAACATAtgtctatatgcactaaccacatactagttaGGGATGAATGCACATGTACAACCAATTTTACCTTTGCTTTAGTCTGAGGAGAGACTAGTCATTTATCAGTGCATTCAACTCATGTTGGAGAAGTCTAGGATGTTCAATGCATTTCTCAACTTGCATAATCTTgcttcatcaagtggcttggtgaatatgttagCTAGTGGATCTTTGGTGCCCAAACTCTCAATTGTGACATCCCTTGTGActtgatgatctctaatgaaatgatgacggcaatgtgttttgttcttgagtgttgaaccaggttggtGGCTACCttcatggcactctcattgtcttTAGGTTTTTTTAGGCGCAATGAAATGTTTCACTCCGATCCCAGTCCATGTGATACCCTTGCCCTGGGAGCCTTGAGTGGTGTCCCGAGTAAGGGCTTGACTAGCTTGACTAATGCCTTAGTTGGAGTCTTCATGAGCTAGTGGGCCTAGATCATCCCGTCCTCAAATAGTATTTAGTGCCTTGGTGAGAATATGCGAGATATGTGTCATCGTCATATAGGAAGCTAAAAATGCATTTTGACAGACATAAATGAGAACATGGGACAATTATGATACAATTAGCAAATTTAGTATAAAAAGTACATTCCTAGAGTATAAAAAACTTAGATGGGAATGAGGGCTTGACCAGCCTGACTAATGCCTTAGTTGGAGTCTTCATGAGCTAGTCGGCCTAGACCATGCCATCCTCAAATAGTATTTAGTGCCTTGGTGAGGATATGCAAGATATATGTCAATATGTCATCGTCATTTAGAAAGCTAAAAATATATTTTGACAAACATAAATGAGAATATGAGACTATTATGATACAATTAGCAAATTTAGTATAAAAAGTACATTTTTAAAGTATCAAAAAGTTAGTTGAGAACGAGGGACAAAAAATTTAGAAATTTAGATGAGAACGAaggacaaaaaaaattaaaaatgcatggtgctatgccttggtgaggatatgCGAGGTACACGTCATCGTCATTTAGGAAGCTAAAAATACATTTTGATAGACATAAATAAGAATATGGAACAATTACGATACAATTAGCAAATTTAGTATAAAAAGTACACTTTTTAAGTACCAAAAACTTAGATGAGAACAAGggataaaaaatttaaaaatttatgAGAACGAGGgacaaaaaaatttaaaaagctTGGTGCTAATATCTAGCACCGTATAATTTATCCGCTATAAGAATATGGGACAATTATGATACAATTAGCAAATTTAGTATAAAAATATTTATGAGAATTagggacaaaaaaataaaaaatgcttgGTGCTAATATCTAGCACCGTATAATTTATCCGCTATGAGAATATGGGACAATTATGATACAATTAGCAAATTtagtataaaaaatatttttaaattaTCAAAAACTTAGATGAGAATGAGGGAcaaaaatttaaaaatacttgGTGCTAATATCTAGCTAGCACCGTATAATATATCAAGATATTCCTTCGGCATTGTCCTGCATAAGTTGGTCTGAACTATGAAGTCTTCGGAGTTCAGGTCCCAATTCATCCTACCATGGCCACACTGCAAAAACCTGTTTCTCAGAGTTTTTCAGTTCCATGCCCAATAGCTCCAAGCAGGTCAAGAGGAAGTGCAAACTTTAATTTAGGTTATAAGCATGAATCATAATCCGCAATTCCGCACTGATGCTGAGGAAAATTCAAGTAAAAAATAATGatgaaacaagaaaaaaaaatagtacttaacaaagcccttgtttagttcgcgaaatttggactttggggctactgtagcaccttcgtttttatttgacaaatagtgtccaaacattgactaattaggcttaaaacgttcgtctcacaatttcccaccaaactgtgcaattagtttttcttttcgtctacatttaatgctccatgcacgggccgcaaacattcgatgtgacaggtactgtagcaactttttggattttggggtggaactaaacaagggcaaagCTGAAATTCTGGAACTAGGGTGTTTAGCCATCATCCTGTTCCAAGTAACTCTACACTGCAGCAGGAAAGAACGGCTCCAGCTTGCTTCCCGTCGAGGCCAACAAGTTCAAGGGATCTGCAAGACCGCAACGCCTAGCGGCAAGCAACGGCATGGAGCCGTGGCGGCGAGGGCTTGGCAAGAACGCTCCATGGCAGCCTAGTCGTATCGTACGGTTCATGACTGGCAGAATCAGAGGGGGTTGAGCGATAGTTCAAGTTAATGCAGGGACCCGAATGGAAATATACAAAGTAACCAGCTGCCGCTAGGTTGAAGACGACTTGTTCCTTCGAGACTTTTgtttttggtaaaaaaaaaagaaccGAGTAGAAGGACTGCCgattatataaataaaaaaagaagaaagctcAGACTAAACAAACAAAAATGATCCCATAAGTGGTTTATAATGAAAGACCAAAGCTACAGTAACTGGTTAAGACAACTCTAACACTACAAACCGCTCACGACAAGAGCAAGACTGCAAACATAAACACCACATCAAAAACATCTATTGAAAAAGGCAAAGCCTCCGCCACTAGGTTTCGGAAGGCATGACCTTTTAAAACCATCAATGACTTAGATGGTCTTGCGGCAACAAATCATGCAAGTGGTCCCCATACTTTTGAATTACATCCTCGTTGAACTTTCCATTATTCTCAATAGCGCCCATGTTCCTTCGAGACATCATGGCCCTAGGCCACACCATGTGGCCCCAATCTGTTGACGGTTGTTTAGCTGCTTAGCTACTAGCCAAGTGGCAAGGGCCACTCTTCTCTCCCCTTGAGCTCTAGCTGGGCCCCTACGCCTCATCGCTGTTGTTGTGCACTGGAGCTCCGTCGCAAAGGTCCTCGTGCTTTTCTTTGGTGGCAACTTGCAAGGATATTATTGACGTAAAAATCTGTCACACACCACAAGGAGCTAGAATGCTCGAGTTGCAAATAGACCGTGAAGAACACAATAGATAACAACACGCTTTCGCAATGAAGCGCGGCCAAGAAAACTAGTAAAGCATGGCTATCATGCCTACATGACGAAGAATGACTAATTTTCGTGCAAACTATCAAATGAATCAACGAAGCTCACGAAGCTCTCATCTGGGAGGGACTCCGTTGGGGCAAGAACATTGACGAGTTGCCCTAGTCAGCCAATAAGCCTAGGACGCGATCTTTGATCGTCGGATCAAACAATGAACAACATGGAGGTTGGAAGATGTTAGGGCAAAAGAAAGGTAGAGAGTAGATTGATTTTTTATTTGATTGTGTGTTGAATACCTCAATGTACCATCACATTTATATTTATACCTCAATGGCTGGTTCCTTGTCGGAACAAAAAGTTATATAGGAGATAATGCAACAATATAATTGTATTGGAAAGCACCTAATAAGATATGGATCATGCAATAAAACAAAACGAAAAAACAAGTAATGCTCCTAACAAATAAAGTCTCAGAAAAAATACGTTCGAAAATTCAAATGGGCACAATTTTAGTGTAATATTAAAAGTTAGAAAGTATTTCAGTTAATCAAAAATTTTGGGCCTTGCTAAAATTCAGGTGCCGCGACCGTATTGCATATATctttatattaaaattgtagcTTTAGTTCATTAcaatttttgtaattttttattCTGAGAATAAACAAAACCTGTTAGACAACCACAAATCCGACAAAATCTAATCTATGctggcacaaagacaattaacaatttacaattatttTTATAGTCAGACAAAGACAAAATTTGATATATTGtgacacaaagacaaataacaaattaTAAAAGTAATAATTTACTTCTACTAGTTGGTGATACAAGAGTGTTGTATGAAATCATCTTTAAATCCCTACACCTGGAATATAGAAGAAGTGCAAATAAAATTGGTTAACCGACTTTTTGGTTTAATCGGTTCGGTTCGGTTAATCAATTTGGGTGAATTTTTCCGCACCCCTACCAAGATCCCTCGAGCCATGAGTGGCCTCCGGAGCAAGGGCTTGACCCATCTGACTATGTTTGGCTCATCCATCCTCAAACGACACTAAGGGCCTATTTGGTTGGTGGCCTAGGAGTGTTGCTTGGGCCAGGCAACAACATTCAGCACCAGGGCGCCAATGGACGCTTGAAATTGCTGCCTGGGCCAGGTAGTTTTCGTAGGGTCTCATATAAATAGACCCTTAGCGCTTTGGTGAGATACCTGAACGTGTTTTTAGCATTTAGGGAGCTAAAAAGGTAGCTTGACAAGAATATGGGACAATTGTGGTAAAATTAGCAAATTTAGTATAAAAATTATTCTTTTAGACTTTTAGGGAGCTAAAAATACAGTTTGACAAATATAAATGATATAAACATAGGAAAATTGTGGTAAAATTAGCAAGTTTAGTATGAAGCACATTTTTTGGACTATCACAAACTTGGGACAAAATAAAATTTAGAAATGTTGTGTGCTAATTTCTAGCGCCGTGTATACATAAAAAGGTAGTTTGACAAGAATATATGGGACAATTGTGGTAAAATTAGCAAATTTAGTATACAAATAATTTTTTAGACTTTTAGGGAGCTAAAAATACAGTTTGACAAATATAAATGATATAAACATAGGACAATTGTGGTAAAATTAGCAAGTTTAGTATGAAGCACATTTTTTGGACTATCACAAACTTAAAATTTAAAAATGCTGCGTGCTAATTTCTAGCACCGGTGTATGCATGTACATCATACATACATTCATGTGTATTATATGCATACATTCATCATACATGTGTGCGTACATACATTTTTCTACACATAAGTAGCTTGTGCCTCCTGGGAGGCATATTGCTAGCAGATTAGTACATCTTTAAATATGGCGCACGAAATATGTTTCTACGGTACGGTACTATATCACCTATACAAACCTTCGCGGAACGGAAACAGACGAAAATAACCTACTCCCGCTGCTGGGCCTAAGGCGACGTGTCGGCCTGCTAGCCCACAGTTGTTCCTGCTAGCCCGCGGTTCTCCCTTGGGCCTAGGCCCCTACGCCTCACAGCCGCGGTCGTTCCCCGGAGCGCTCTCGCGGAGGCGTCAAACCGAAATCCTTCACGATTTCACAGAAAGGGAGAGCGACAGAGCGTGGCCTAGCCTGCTTCCTTCTGTACTTCTGTTCTCGCCTCCACCGTCGCCCGAGCGGGTGTCTGAAACTGACGTTCATTATCTCTTTTTTCCCTCTCTTTCTCAGAGCTTCCCCGTAGCTTCTTTTTTTACTCGTAGCCCCAAGTTTTACTCGTAGCCCCAGCTGCCAGATAGGATCGGATAAAAAAATAGGTGCTCTATGCTTGTTATAGTGGCTTGCAGTACATATGCTGGGGAGAGAGAATATGGTCCATGCTAAAAAAGAAGATGGAGAGGAAATAAAGGTGAGGTACGATGAAAACAAAAAGTTTCTTTACAAACCACTACGAGTGATAGTTTGTGTTATGTGAATAGTAGTCTCAACATTTCTTAGTTTATGTGGATCACTTTATTTGTACTGTAGTGTTAGCCTCCATCAGTGATGCCCCTCAAACGCAACCTGACTGTGGAATCTATCTCCAAATGTCGCTTGCTTGCAGTGAAAGCAGTGTAGGGTTGTAGTGTTACAGAGCGTGAGAAATGGTCTGCACGCAAGTGGATTCATGTGAAAAAAAAATTGAATGCATCAAGCACGACGCAAAGCGAAGGATGTTCTGTCTGACGGGGGCGAGATTTGCGTGTCATGGGCTGCATCAGGCTTGCGAGAATAGCCCGGTCTCCGTGGCTGGCATCCTGGCACAGAAGACTCAGCAGGCCAGTAACTCAGGGCGCGTTTAGAtgtgaaaatttttggctttcagctactgtagcactttcgtttgtatttggtaaaaactgtctaattatggactatttaggcttaaaagattcgtctcgtcaattacaggcaaactgtgtaattagttattctttttacctacatttaatgctccatgcatgcgccgcaagatttgatgtgacgaagaatcttgaaaatttttggattttggcttgcatctaaacggggcctcagTACAACAAGAGCTGTAATATGTGCAGGTTGCAATTCGTTGATTCCCATCTGGTAGATGGCAACATGCAGTTTCACACCTTCTTGGACATTGACGCTGACACTTCAATATTTGAGTGATATATGGGATGAGTGACATTCATAATGTTCAGAAGTTTTGAACTCTGTTCGTGCATTACATGAGTCCTGAATTTACTGCAATTTGGAGAAGCTGTAATTTGTGATTTACTGCCACAGTAGGCTGGCTGGGGTGACACTGTGGCATGCAACTCTCTGTTCCTGCTTTGCTTTACTATTTTGTTGTCTAGCTTCACAGTGGATTTAAGGACAGCGACTGTGTCAGCCTGTCTCAAAAATAACCAACTTCTTTGGCCCTTTCCACAATATAGAAGCTCTTTGGCCTCAGTCTCCTGCCTCAAGCTTTGATCTGCCAAAGAAACCCTGCCTCCTGCACAAGAGCAAGGAGAGAGAGAAACAAATATATAATTACTATTTGGCCAGTCACTAGATTCCATATGTAGGGGCACCAGCATGAAGGAAGCAGCAATCCAACAAAATCTTGTTACACTGATATATAGAGGTAATATTCGAAATGAATGGGCTTCAGTGAGCGTGCTCAGAATATCTTATCAAAGGGAATTTATTTAGCAGAGAATCAAAACCACGATTTTGGTTCGTGATGAAGGACCATTTGTATACCAATTGACCCAAAGAAAAAAAGGACACTCAAAAGGATTGTGACAGATCACATGAAAGTGAAGTTTCTTTCTTCAGGGTGCTGCTCACTTTGGAGCTGCTGCTGCTTTTGAACATCACTTTAGCCATGGCAATCTCTCATGTGTCATGCTGTTCTGTCCTAGAATGACTCAAAGATGaattctttccttttcttttgcacATATGACCTGAATTACCTTCCAATAGGAATGTACTTGAGGGAGAACAGGGGCAGCCTTAAGGATCTGATAGCTGCAATGCCTCTCaaaacttttcttttttttttcatccacTGTCTTTTACCCTTCTCTTCACAAGAAGAAACAAGGGATTAAGAGGGAAAGTTAGGAAAACAACATAACTCAAAAAGCAAAGTGCAATAAAAGCAAGCATGGCTCAGCTTGCTTTGATTCTActctcccccctccccctccccctccattAGGGACGTCCTTCAAAAGCACAGCAGAATCGGCCAAAGCAAAAGAAAGCCCCAGAGGCCAGAACAGAACAAGAAGCAAGAATACCGCAACAGCGACTGACACAAATCCTGCTGCTACTTCCCCACATTATAATATGCAGTCACGttgcgcagccgcagccgcagcagcgTTGCATCGCATTTGCGCCACCCCATGCCCATGAGAAGAAGCTCTTAGAAGACCAGCGTTGTCGCcaggagagaggaggaggaggaggaggaggcggccacGGAAGAAGACGACGCTGCGCGGCGACGACCGGAGGGTGTCATGAGAAGGCCGGCCGTGTTCGTGAGgcaggcggcgccggcggcatTGGCCATCTTGTTTGGAGCGCTTCTTCTGATGTCGTTCGTCATGGACGACGTCAAGAGAGCGGCTCTGCCGGCGGCGATCGGTGGGAGGAGGATGCTGGGCAGAGGCGCTGGAGGGCAGAGGACTCTGGAGGATTTCAAGGCTGATAACCCCTTCCAGGACAGCAAGAGAAGGGTGCCCAATGGTCCTGATCCTATCCACAACAGGTACTTCGATTTACAGATTACTGCACTACAAGCTTGGTTTTGGTGTTTGAGTTGGTCCTTTTTTAACCCTTGTCATGAGGAATTTTGCCACTTCAGAAAAGCAGTTGCTATCTCTGTACCAATGCACAGGTTTCTTGAAACTAGACGTTTTAGGCTTAAAAATGGCTTCTTTACTACGTATGATGAGGCAACAAGATACTGTAGGTCTGTAGCCTTCATCCAACTTGAAATGGAATTCCAACACATGACATTTTTGTCGTAACTTGTTTGTTTAGGCTTGCGTCATGGGAAGGGAACGCTCTTGTTTCACCAGTTTCTGTCTGCTGGCATGTAGTCTAAGGTGAATGTTTTGCAGTGCCTTCAATGTGCTGTGTAATAGCCACAAAACGTTCATTTTTTCCAGACATGTAATTAGTTTGTCTCACCATATACACCCATTTACCATGTTTTGTCTGAAGATTTTTCATGTTGGATATATAGTAGgtcagaaaagaaagaaaaaactaaTATTTCACATAACATAAATAAATATATGAGTAAAAGCAGGGAGGGAAAAACAAAGGGAGACGCATATGAGCAAAAGATGTCACGCGCTCCTTTTCCTCATCACTCCCACATTCCCCTATGATGATATGCTAATCTTTCAGCAAAAGCAAGCAGATAAGTCCTATTCCCCCAATGAGTAACATAGATGCACATATCATTCTTGAAATCATTAGTCTACATCCATGAAAGCAGTCAAACAAAGCGCACCACCACGGTTCatcattgataaataaacaacAGAAAGTCTTAACGGTTTCAGTGCATCACCTGCTGAAACAAAGACTGTGCTGTCTCAGTCAGTCCATGCCTTCAGGCTTCTTCCCCTTCTAATCCAGTTTCAAATCCTTGTGCCTTCTCCAGGGGAACCGGCAAGTCAGGACGATCGCCGGGCCGAGCATGACGTCGGCAGCGCGCATGCCGAGGCGTGGAAGCTTCCGATTCCGAAGAGGCCGGCGACATGTTGGGAGCAGCAAGCAAACAGAAGATGCATTGCATGGCATTGCATTGCATGGAGGAAGAGGAACAGACAAGAGGTGCATTGTGGTGGGTCTGGCTGGGATATGTTGGGTGTAACTAGGGGGAGGTGGCCTATCTTCTTCTAAGCACTGCTATTTAAGACAGTTTTAAGCATGATGAAAACTTTAGCTTTTTGGGGGGAAACAAAGGCTATTCGATTCTACCAGTGGGGGTTTGTTTTTTGTAAAGAGAGCAGTAAGTATCAAGCTTCCCTCTCACATGGAAACAAGCAAGCATCAAAGATTCTTGGCAAAGGGATGTGGGCAAGAgctcctcccctctctcttttgGCCGCAGCTGCTTTATACCCTGTTTTCTTTGAGGTGTTCATTCTTTTGCATTACCACTGTATGGTCtgcagcacagcagcagcagcacatcaTAATTTTGCTAAAGGGGTCATGGGTCTGAACTCTGAAAAGAAGCACCGGCACATACAATTCTCTTACAGAACTTtatcttcttttttttgtttcaaaaTATAGTCCCACATGCCAAAATTCAGGCTTACAAGTCTTGTGAATGTCTCTAGCAGTCTAGTTTTTACCACAAAACATGAACCTTTTGCATCAAGCATGCCACAAACAAACAAAACAGGAGCAGGTTAAAAGCAAAGGGAGAGAAGGggtaaaaagagagagagaggagaagcgccAGCCAAGCCAGCCTGCCAAAGCAGCAAGCCTGCCTTTTCTATTCTTTTgtttcctccctctccctccattGTACCTTCTCTCTTTAACTTCTTTTCTTGTGAAGCTTTGAACAGGCAAAGTGGCCTTGCTTGAGTTCTAAAGCAGACAAGGATGCTAGAGAGAGAGTGTGAGGGCACTGTGACTCTGTGAGATAAGAGCTGTGGTTTCTGTCCAAAAGATGAAGGCTCCTGGTCCTGGGGGCTAACCTATTGACCAGTCATCTTGTGTTTTACTAGTAGAACTGAAGATGCACTGCATTGTGTGGACTGCTTTGTTCATCAGATGCTGAGCAAAGGGGAGACAGAGATGAATCCTGTTCCTGCGTTGCATGCCTCCAGTCAAGAGGCACCCTGGGGCCTGGTGCCGTGCCAATGCAAGCACAGATCCATTGCTTTTTAGTTTTTACTCTTTGGGATCCAAAAACAGTGCGTACATAGAGTACATCCTAGCTTCCAATGCAGGGTCTCACGCTGTATTTCAGTTGCTTGGAAACAACTGAGAGCTTAGTTTCAGTGCATACTACTGTATGTGCTAGGACTAAAAAGCCTAGAATTCTGGATTAGTTGAAACATGAAGTCATAAATCTCCAGTTTagatctagttaattaggtggcATTTCAACTTTTGAAGCAGCACATTTTAGGGCATTCTGATTAATTAAAAAAGAAAATGTGATGTACAAGAGCGACGTTGAGTGCTGTGTTCGTCTTACCTCTCTGAGATCTGACTGGATGTAAGTTTGCCAGGAGCAGCAGATGTACCCCCGAGATAGATTCTTGCAAGCCTCTGACGTCTGACGTCTAGCAAAGCTCAGCAGATGCGTAGCGTATCTCAGTGATTGATAAGATGAGCCAACGCCCATGGAGTCGAACGCTGCACGCAGAGGCAGAGGCTCGTCCCAGCAGGGGATCTTGAGTTGGGCCTggttcactttgcaaaaaaaaTTTTAACCTGATAAATAGTATcacttttgtcttatttggcaaatattgttcaatcgtggaccaactaggctcaaaaaattcatctcgtgatttccaactaaactgtgtaattggttattttttttacctacatttaatactccatacaagcggctaaaaattgatgtgatggagaaaaagtgaaaaaacttaaaatttggatggcatctaaacagggccttgaAATCGAAGCAAGTGCACTCGGTTCGAATTGCTGTGGCTTTTGATTCCATGACTTTTACGGCAACGGCACACAATAGTAGGGCATTTGACGGTCCAGGGGAGTTAGCACAAGTGATTAGTGATGCTGCCTTCCACGGTCCCCCCCACttcatttcgctgaaatttagcttatgctgatgcttatgctaaaaTACTATGAGAGTAAAACACTGTTCGTTTGCTAAAAAGTACGGTTAAAGTAGTGCAGGAAATAACAAGTTTGGACATGTGTCGTACCATTGAAACACAATATTTTGAACGTGACATTCACAACATTCTATTTGTAGACAATAGTCACTATTAGTTGAGTGTTTATGAAGTATGAACAATTTGCACATAATTCAAATGTCCGCGTGCAACTATCTATTATATCACAATGTCTATGATACATTTAAGATAGACTTATAGTTCTGCAGGAATTAAAACTCTCTTGAAATTTTCAATATCTATGTCAAAAAGTCCTTACGTGAAGTTATATATGAACTCAAAAACATCTTATGTGCAATTTGTAATAGACTAGAAAGTAAA harbors:
- the LOC136537801 gene encoding uncharacterized protein produces the protein MRRPAVFVRQAAPAALAILFGALLLMSFVMDDVKRAALPAAIGGRRMLGRGAGGQRTLEDFKADNPFQDSKRRVPNGPDPIHNRGTGKSGRSPGRA